Genomic segment of Terriglobales bacterium:
TCCGCCTGGAGCGCGATGACGACGGTACCTGGTGCCTGGCGACCGACGAAGAAAATCCCAAGCTGCTGGACCGCTCCGAGAGGGAGGAGCAATTTCAGGAGTGGCTGCTGGAGGCGCTGGCGCGGCAGGAGCCGTGAAAGGGCGGCGACGCGCCGATCACTTTTTCAGGAGCCGGCGGTGGCAAGGACTTCGTAGCGGCCGAGTCTGGAGCCGGCGGCAAGCACGGCGTCAGAAGGAAATCATACGCGCGCAGAAACAGAAAGAGCGCAGATTCGTTTGCGCTCCCTGGGTCTCCGCGGTGGGTACGCCTTCAGCCGGTCAGCGTCTCGGTCAGCTTGTTCAGAAGGCGGTTCAGGTCCTTGTCGCCCTTGCGCTGCTCTTCGATCTTCTCCACCGAGTGGAGCACGGTAGTGTGGTGTTTGCCGCCGAACTGGCGCCCGATCTCAGGCAGCGAGTGGTCGGTGAGGTGCTTCGACAGGTACATGGCGATCTGGCGCGGGAAGACGATGGGCCGCGAGTTGTTCTTCGCCTTGATCTCCACCACGCGCAGGCCGAACTGCTCGGCCACCGTCTTCTGAATGTTCTCGATGGTCACGCGGCGCGTCTGCGCGTCGATAAAGTTCTTCAGCACCTGCTGCGCCGTCATTAAGTTGATGGTGGCGCCGGTGAGCGAAGCGTAGGCGACCAGGCGGATCAGCGCGCCCTCCAGTTCGCGCACGTTCGAGCGAATGTTCGACGCGATGTAGAGCGCCACGTCGGTGGGCAGCGCCACGCGCTCCGAGTCCGCCTTCTTCTGCAGGATCGCGACCTTGGTCTCCAGGTCGGGCGGCTGGATGTCGGCGATCAGCCCCCACTCAAAGCGCGAGCGCAGGCGGTCTTCGATCTCGGCCAGCTCCTTGGGCGGGCGGTCGCTGGCGATCACGATCTGCTTCATGCTCTCGTGCAGGGCGTTGAAGGTGTGGAAGAACTCTTCCTGGGTGCGCTCCTTGTGGGCGAGGAACTGGATGTCGTCAACCAGCAGCAGGTCCACGTTGCGGAAGCGGTCGCGGAAGCTGGTCATCTTGTCGTAGCGCAGCGAGTTGATCATCTCATTGGTGAACTTCTCGCTCGATACGTAGCAGATGCTGGCCTGCGGCAGCCGGCGCTTCACTTCGTGCCCGATGGCCTGCATGAGGTGCGTCTTGCCCATGCCCACACCGCCGTACAGGAAGAGCGGGTTGTAGGCCTTCGACGGCTGCTCGGCCACGGCCCGCGCCGCCGCGTGCGCAAACTGGTTGCCGGCGCCGATCACGAACGCGTCGAAGGTGTAGCGCGGGTTAAGTTGCGCCGCCGTCTCCCAGTCGAAGCGCGCCTGCGAGCCGGGAGCGAAGCCGCCATCGTGGCGCAGCGGCGTCTCGCCGGGCGCCAGTCGCGACGCAGCCGGCTGCGGCTCCTCGTCGGGCGTGACGAACTCCACGTCATTGAATTCCAGCGCCAGGTTTTCGATCGCTTCCTGGATCAGGTCGGCGTATTTCTCCCCGATGTGGCGGAACTCAGCCGTGGGGACGCGGATGTACAGGATGCCGCCCTTGCTGTGGCTGTAGCGCGTGGGCTTCAGCCAGGTCTCGTAGGAGTGGCGGTTGATTTTCTTTTCCAGCGCGTCGAGGATGCGGACCCACGGGTTCGGCGCGGAGGCGGCGCTTGAGGAAAATGACATAGCCAATTCTTCGGCCGCCTCGTCCAGTGCCCGGGCAGCTCGTAGCAAATAAAAAAAAATACGACCGGGCGCTTCCACCCGGATTGTGCGAATCCCCTGCTTCCTCGATTGAACCTGCGCCGAACGGCGCAGAACCTTAGATTTCCAGACTACGCTTGCGACCGAACTGTACGGAAACCGTAACTCCAATCAACTCTGGCGATACTAGCACGAAATTTTCTCCGCCGGGAAAATCTCGCAATGCATTTGCTGCGAAGCGGCGGACAGTTGAACGCCGCCGGACGCTAGATGTCAAGTAGCAGAGTTGTAACGACGCAAAGATGGTGCAGGCGTGTAACGAAAAGAAACGTCCACCACAGAGACACCAAGAAACCGTATTCACCGCGCGCCGCAAGAGACGAAGTCGGCCAAGAAAACTGTTTTCTCTGCGCCTCTGGGGTGGAAGCGCAAC
This window contains:
- the dnaA gene encoding chromosomal replication initiator protein DnaA is translated as MSFSSSAASAPNPWVRILDALEKKINRHSYETWLKPTRYSHSKGGILYIRVPTAEFRHIGEKYADLIQEAIENLALEFNDVEFVTPDEEPQPAASRLAPGETPLRHDGGFAPGSQARFDWETAAQLNPRYTFDAFVIGAGNQFAHAAARAVAEQPSKAYNPLFLYGGVGMGKTHLMQAIGHEVKRRLPQASICYVSSEKFTNEMINSLRYDKMTSFRDRFRNVDLLLVDDIQFLAHKERTQEEFFHTFNALHESMKQIVIASDRPPKELAEIEDRLRSRFEWGLIADIQPPDLETKVAILQKKADSERVALPTDVALYIASNIRSNVRELEGALIRLVAYASLTGATINLMTAQQVLKNFIDAQTRRVTIENIQKTVAEQFGLRVVEIKAKNNSRPIVFPRQIAMYLSKHLTDHSLPEIGRQFGGKHHTTVLHSVEKIEEQRKGDKDLNRLLNKLTETLTG